The Rhizobium sp. WSM4643 genome contains the following window.
GCAGTGCCAGCGCCCAGCCGTCATTGCCCTTGCCGAGACGGATCAGCATGCCGTCATGGCGCGCGCAGCAGAGAAGATTGCCGTTGAGCATGAAGGCCAAGCCGCCGAACATGGATTTCTCGGCAAGGCCCGGCCGACCGCCGAGTTCCTCACGCATCAGTTCTTCGAGACCGGGATCGCGCGCCATGGCTCAGGCCCTCGTTGCCAGTGCATAACGTGCGATCTCGATCCCCATCGCCTTTTCGACGACGGGGTAGACGGTCGGATCGAGCACGCTTGCCGACAGCGGAATGATATCCATCGGCACATGCAGGATGAAGACATGCATGCCCTCCTTGAGCTGGCCGACGCTGAGCGGTTCGCCCTCCGGTGAAAGCGTGGTGATGACCGCGGGGAAAGTCGCAAGCCTTTTGCCATCCGCATCGTCCACCGCCATATATTCGTTCATCACATGCAGCGTCACCGACATTTCGCCTGCGCCGACGGTGATCGTGCCGATGTCGAAGGCTTCCTTGGTGT
Protein-coding sequences here:
- a CDS encoding TfoX/Sxy family protein codes for the protein MARDPGLEELMREELGGRPGLAEKSMFGGLAFMLNGNLLCCARHDGMLIRLGKGNDGWALALPGVIRMLSGERVMHGWVRGNAEVYGDDALRRRLLDAALAYVESMPEK